A stretch of Aedes aegypti strain LVP_AGWG chromosome 2, AaegL5.0 Primary Assembly, whole genome shotgun sequence DNA encodes these proteins:
- the LOC5578172 gene encoding zinc finger protein 62 homolog, whose protein sequence is MASAQRICRLCLDTKDLQSSPSLYDGIIQAKIITIFNFPFDSRASLPSSICAHCLFKIDDFHEFTETVRQNQEQLKAREAILAQNIKVEPTVANEDPAEVKEPSIAIKSETFNDEPPVETIPVQVEHDEARVVSVDSNQCIVQSHQDETLQFKIEFEEPEIPRDKESPVEEIDKTEKEDRLIREFFSLNCETCSESFDSFSQLKQHTTVVHDKKLVIRCCNKDLTRRYYVLDHIALHLNPNHFQCEVCTKVYKRRTDLTHHRLRMHGGEEARPFKCDQCHASFPKSYLLNAHLSKHVQVECDVCHKKLSNPVSLRNHKIQVHSKGNKHVCDICGLELSSKPALQRHKDLHKPVKPEDRIACPICSKWFPSAEKVKFHIRYLHEGNETACDVCQQVYPNKRAMDAHKVRVHSKTAHECDICGKKFTRKLALKEHYSIHTGEKLYRCDLCGISISNSSFLYKHKKLKHPDEYLAEKQKAYASRSHQVDDQDQKGDVEMGD, encoded by the exons ATGGCTTCAGCCCAACGGATATGTCGCTTGTGTTTGGACACCAAAGATCTACAGAGTTCTCCTTCGCTTTACGATGGGATTATCCAGGCGAAGATTATCACAATATTTAATTTCCCG TTCGATAGCCGCGCTTCGTTGCCATCCAGCATTTGTGCGCACTGTCTGTTCAAGATTGACGACTTCCATGAATTTACGGAAACGGTGCGTCAAAATCAGGAACAGCTCAAAGCCCGGGAGGCGATCCTAGCCCAAAACATCAAGGTAGAACCAACGGTGGCGAACGAGGATCCCGCAGAGGTGAAAGAGCCCAGTATTGCGATCAAATCGGAAACCTTCAATGACGAGCCTCCAGTTGAGACGATTCCAGTCCAAGTCGAACATGACGAGGCCCGTGTTGTTAGCGTCGATTCAAATCAATGCATCGTTCAGAGTCACCAGGACGAAACCCTTCAGTTTAAGATTGAGTTTGAAGAACCGGAAATCCCCAGAGATAAGGAATCACCGGTTGAAGAGATCGACAAAACTGAGAAGGAAGACCGCCTAATTAGGGAATTCTTTAGTCTCAATTGTGAAACATGCTCGGAATCATTCGATAGTTTCAGTCAGCTGAAACAGCACACCACGGTTGTCCACGATAAGAAGCTGGTCATTAGGTGCTGCAACAAAGACCTAACTCGAAGGTATTACGTGCTTGATCACATCGCGTTGCACCTGAACCCGAATCATTTCCAGTGTGAAGTTTGCACTAAGGTGTATAAACGGAGAACCGATTTAACCCATCATCGTCTCAGAATGCACGGCGGGGAAGAGGCAAGGCCCTTCAAATGCGACCAATGCCATGCTTCGTTCCCTAAGTCATACTTGCTTAATGCTCATCTCTCCAAACATGTTCAAGTTGAGTGCGACGTTTGTCATAAAAAGTTATCGAATCCGGTTTCCCTGCGGAATCACAAGATTCAGGTGCACAGCAAGGGTAACAAGCACGTGTGCGACATCTGCGGACTTGAATTGAGCAGTAAGCCGGCCTTGCAACGCCACAAGGATCTACACAAACCGGTCAAACCAGAGGACCGGATTGCATGCCCAATTTGCAGCAAATGGTTCCCCAGTGCAGagaaagtgaaatttcacatcaGATATCTGCACGAGGGCAACGAAACGGCGTGCGATGTGTGTCAGCAGGTCTATCCGAATAAACGAGCCATGGATGCGCACAAGGTGAGAGTGCACTCGAAAACGGCGCACGAATGCGACATCTGCGGCAAAAAGTTCACCCGGAAGCTGGCGCTGAAGGAGCACTACTCCATCCATACCGGGGAAAAGCTGTATCGGTGCGATCTGTGCGGAATATCGATCAGCAACAGCTCGTTTCTGTACAAGCACAAGAAGCTGAAACACCCGGACGAGTATTTGGCGGAGAAGCAAAAGGCATACGCCAGTCGGTCGCATCAGGTGGATGATCAAGATCAGAAGGGTGACGTTGAAATGGGCGATTAG